From one Deinococcus sp. NW-56 genomic stretch:
- a CDS encoding IS4 family transposase: MKAPKSRPPHDTLQTVLRSAFPLDARRLMVFTALVLAVIQARTVVLYTLKTHVPLPGTLTARYQRLCRFVQFPFPEGLFPRFALSFLPDGPVDLILDRTNWRLGQQDVNILLLSAVWNGFSLPLMWALLPHGGASDSRTRESLVLRFLTFCPDRQVRCLLADREFIGQHWFRFLDQHSIAPCIRLPARATIGQHRLPVWAVFNKLQVGEVRVWRRQTLIYGVSLRVAATKNAAGETLYLAYRGHVGPNLRRYAQRWQAENLHSALKTRGFNLEDTGLTRAERVSTLLTVVGVAFIWACVTGELLVTEKGVRIKKHGHRTVSVFRLGLDHLQDLLLHPSRSSWHTLATLMPRFEG, encoded by the coding sequence ATGAAAGCACCCAAGAGCCGACCCCCTCACGATACCTTGCAGACCGTTCTGCGGTCTGCCTTCCCCCTTGATGCCCGCCGCTTGATGGTCTTCACCGCCTTGGTCCTGGCGGTCATTCAGGCTCGCACGGTCGTCCTCTACACCCTCAAGACCCATGTTCCGTTGCCAGGTACGCTCACAGCTCGCTACCAGCGACTCTGTCGCTTCGTCCAATTTCCTTTCCCCGAGGGTTTGTTTCCCAGATTTGCGCTGTCCTTCCTGCCGGACGGTCCCGTCGATCTGATCCTCGACCGGACCAACTGGCGACTCGGCCAGCAGGACGTGAACATCCTGCTGCTTTCTGCTGTGTGGAACGGGTTCAGTCTGCCCCTCATGTGGGCATTGCTCCCACATGGTGGGGCGAGTGATTCCCGTACTCGGGAATCACTCGTGTTGCGCTTCCTGACGTTTTGCCCGGATCGGCAGGTCCGGTGCCTGCTGGCAGACCGAGAATTCATCGGCCAGCACTGGTTTCGTTTCCTCGATCAGCACAGCATCGCTCCCTGTATTCGCTTGCCTGCACGCGCCACCATCGGCCAACACCGTCTGCCCGTGTGGGCTGTGTTCAACAAGCTCCAAGTGGGCGAAGTCAGGGTCTGGCGACGCCAGACCCTGATCTACGGTGTGTCACTCCGGGTGGCCGCGACGAAGAACGCGGCCGGGGAGACGCTGTACCTCGCTTATCGGGGGCACGTGGGACCGAATCTCCGACGGTATGCCCAGCGTTGGCAGGCAGAAAACTTGCACTCCGCGCTCAAAACGAGGGGCTTCAATCTGGAAGACACCGGGCTAACCCGTGCTGAACGGGTCTCCACCCTGCTGACGGTGGTCGGTGTGGCGTTTATCTGGGCCTGTGTAACTGGGGAGCTGCTGGTAACCGAGAAAGGCGTACGGATCAAGAAACACGGACACCGCACGGTGTCCGTGTTCCGGCTTGGCCTCGACCATCTTCAAGATCTGCTGCTGCATCCCTCTCGGTCGTCTTGGCACACCCTCGCGACTCTCATGCCGCGTTTTGAAGGGTAG
- the glpK gene encoding glycerol kinase GlpK has translation MTRYVLALDQGTTSSRALLFDREGTVQALAQKEVPPHFPRPGWVEHDPAELWSTQIGVAQEALARAGARPADVAAIGITNQRETTLLWDRRTGEPLHRAIVWQDRRTAGLCEELRGRGLEATFREKTGLLLDPYFSGTKVRWLLDHVPGARQRAEQGELAFGTVDSWLVYQLTGGELHITDATNASRTLLYNLHTGDWDDELLGLLDVPRALLPEVRPSSEVYGHTAAHLFGHRIPVAGIAGDQQAATFGQACLTPGMAKNTYGTGCFLLLNTGAQAVPSAHRLLTTVAWELGAGHLEDSRTYALEGSVFVAGAAVGWLRDGLGLIREAGEVEALAASVPTSGGVYFVPAFVGLGAPHWDPYARGTLVGLTRGTTGAHIARAALEATAFQSAEVLLAMRGDHAAPLRELRVDGGGSRNDLLMQVQADLLGVPVVRPRVTETTALGAALLAGLAVGFWEGVEDVARLWQRERVFEPVLAGDEREHRLARWRQAVERSRGWAEGEEDEGG, from the coding sequence ATGACCCGTTACGTCCTCGCGCTCGATCAGGGCACCACCAGCAGCCGGGCGCTGCTCTTTGACCGGGAGGGCACCGTGCAGGCTCTCGCGCAGAAGGAGGTGCCGCCGCACTTTCCCCGGCCCGGCTGGGTCGAACACGACCCCGCCGAGCTGTGGAGCACCCAGATCGGCGTGGCGCAGGAAGCCCTGGCCCGCGCCGGGGCACGGCCCGCCGACGTGGCGGCCATCGGGATCACCAACCAGCGCGAGACCACGCTGCTGTGGGACCGCCGCACCGGGGAGCCGCTGCACCGGGCCATCGTGTGGCAGGACCGCCGCACGGCCGGGCTGTGCGAGGAGCTGCGGGGCCGGGGGCTGGAGGCCACCTTCCGGGAAAAGACCGGCCTTCTCCTCGACCCCTACTTCAGCGGCACCAAGGTACGCTGGCTGCTCGACCATGTGCCCGGAGCACGCCAGAGGGCCGAGCAGGGCGAGCTGGCCTTCGGGACGGTGGACTCGTGGCTGGTCTATCAGCTCACGGGCGGCGAGTTGCACATCACCGACGCGACGAACGCCAGCCGGACCCTGCTGTACAACCTCCATACCGGGGACTGGGACGACGAGTTGCTCGGGCTGCTGGACGTGCCCCGCGCCCTGCTGCCGGAGGTCCGCCCCAGCTCGGAGGTCTACGGGCACACCGCCGCACACCTCTTCGGGCACCGGATTCCGGTCGCGGGGATCGCGGGGGACCAGCAGGCGGCGACCTTCGGGCAGGCGTGCCTGACGCCGGGAATGGCGAAGAATACCTACGGGACCGGCTGTTTCCTGCTGCTGAACACGGGCGCCCAGGCCGTGCCCAGCGCACACCGCCTGCTCACGACCGTGGCGTGGGAGCTGGGGGCCGGGCATCTGGAGGACAGTCGCACCTACGCGCTGGAGGGCAGCGTCTTCGTGGCGGGGGCGGCGGTGGGCTGGCTGCGCGACGGGCTGGGCCTGATCCGCGAGGCGGGGGAGGTGGAGGCGCTGGCGGCCAGCGTGCCCACGTCGGGGGGCGTGTATTTCGTGCCCGCCTTCGTGGGGCTGGGAGCACCCCACTGGGACCCCTACGCGCGGGGCACGCTGGTGGGGCTGACGCGGGGGACGACCGGGGCGCATATCGCCCGCGCCGCGCTGGAGGCGACCGCCTTCCAGTCGGCCGAGGTGCTGCTCGCCATGCGGGGGGACCACGCCGCCCCGCTGCGCGAGCTGCGGGTGGACGGTGGGGGCAGCCGCAACGACCTCCTCATGCAGGTACAGGCCGATCTGCTGGGCGTGCCCGTGGTGCGCCCGCGCGTGACCGAGACGACGGCCCTGGGTGCGGCCCTGCTCGCCGGACTGGCGGTGGGCTTCTGGGAGGGTGTGGAGGATGTGGCGCGGCTGTGGCAGCGGGAGCGCGTCTTCGAGCCTGTTCTGGCAGGAGACGAGCGCGAGCACCGCCTCGCCCGCTGGCGGCAGGCCGTCGAACGCAGCCGGGGCTGGGCGGAGGGGGAGGAGGACGAGGGGGGCTGA
- a CDS encoding glycoside hydrolase family 36 protein: protein MHPPTQWTLPLPPEEVRVLVSGYQSWSEAELRPLTERQSVPLMRWRHEQGHDPAFLPSGEAGVWRSHTLIALVRPDGGGWVGCAGDATSTFTHWEARAGQGCVEVTCTQEGPPTEVAWEETGDVISTVEALTARLGQTMNARTPPPLRVWCSWYSYYRDVTLEAVLDNARLARDLDLPFDVFQLDDGFQAGIGDWLDPSPHFGGHARDLPGPLSELGFTPGLWLAPFLAAPTSRLAAEHPEWLLRGEDGTPLLAGHNWGTPHHALDTTHPEVLVWLRDLAATVRGWGYPYLKLDFLFGGALPGVRHDPTVSRAQAYRMGLQALRDGAGDDAFLLGCGAPLAASVGLVDAMRTGPDVAPYWEEESRRVWLGDATGPSARNALHTALSRWYQHAWYQPDPDVAIVRRERSLLTEEERGAVAGMLDVIGGLRASSDPLGGLDERELTLLRRCLEISTPDRPRTLTRSLGGAVTHFGRGTFNLTPKADGGVPAHGYREVFHD, encoded by the coding sequence ATGCACCCCCCCACCCAGTGGACCCTCCCCCTCCCGCCCGAGGAGGTGCGCGTGCTCGTCAGCGGCTACCAGTCGTGGAGCGAGGCCGAGCTGCGGCCCCTGACCGAGCGCCAGAGCGTCCCGCTGATGCGCTGGCGGCACGAACAGGGCCACGACCCCGCCTTCCTCCCCAGCGGCGAGGCGGGCGTGTGGCGCTCGCACACCCTGATTGCCCTGGTTCGCCCGGACGGGGGCGGCTGGGTGGGCTGCGCGGGGGACGCTACGAGCACCTTCACCCACTGGGAGGCCCGCGCCGGGCAAGGGTGCGTCGAAGTGACCTGCACCCAGGAGGGACCGCCCACCGAGGTCGCCTGGGAGGAAACCGGCGACGTGATCAGCACCGTGGAAGCCCTGACCGCGCGGCTGGGGCAGACCATGAACGCCCGCACCCCGCCGCCGCTGCGGGTCTGGTGCAGTTGGTACTCGTACTACCGGGACGTGACGCTGGAGGCGGTGCTGGACAATGCCCGGCTGGCCCGCGACCTCGACCTCCCCTTCGACGTGTTCCAGCTCGACGACGGCTTTCAGGCGGGCATCGGGGACTGGCTGGACCCCTCCCCCCACTTCGGCGGGCACGCCCGCGACCTGCCGGGGCCGCTCTCGGAGCTGGGCTTCACGCCGGGGCTGTGGCTGGCGCCCTTCCTGGCCGCGCCGACGTCGCGGCTGGCCGCCGAGCACCCGGAGTGGCTGCTGCGCGGGGAGGACGGCACGCCGCTGCTCGCCGGTCACAACTGGGGCACGCCGCATCACGCGCTGGACACCACCCACCCGGAGGTGCTCGTCTGGCTGCGTGACCTCGCGGCGACGGTGCGGGGGTGGGGCTACCCGTATCTCAAGCTGGACTTCCTGTTCGGGGGGGCGCTGCCGGGGGTGCGGCACGACCCCACGGTGAGCCGGGCGCAGGCGTACCGGATGGGCCTCCAGGCCCTGCGGGACGGCGCGGGCGACGATGCCTTCCTGCTGGGCTGTGGGGCACCACTCGCCGCCTCGGTGGGGCTGGTAGACGCCATGCGGACCGGGCCGGACGTGGCCCCCTACTGGGAGGAGGAATCGCGGCGGGTGTGGCTGGGGGACGCGACTGGCCCCTCAGCCCGCAACGCGCTGCACACGGCGCTGTCGCGCTGGTATCAGCACGCGTGGTACCAGCCTGACCCCGATGTCGCCATCGTGCGGCGGGAGCGCAGCTTGCTCACGGAAGAGGAGCGGGGCGCGGTCGCCGGGATGCTGGACGTGATCGGCGGCCTGCGGGCGAGCAGCGACCCCCTGGGCGGGCTGGACGAGCGCGAGCTGACGCTGCTGCGGCGCTGTCTGGAAATCAGCACGCCCGACCGCCCCCGCACCCTGACCCGCAGCCTCGGCGGGGCCGTGACCCATTTCGGGCGCGGCACCTTCAACCTGACCCCGAAGGCCGACGGGGGCGTCCCCGCCCACGGCTACCGCGAGGTGTTCCATGACTGA
- the galT gene encoding galactose-1-phosphate uridylyltransferase produces MTETAPLPFHAADFTKPDGRALTLYGLQPIEVRGEIPSPAGDPPVPRPTMRWHPLRGEWVMYASHRLGRTFLPPPEYNPLAPTTNPEHPTELPQGRYDLAVFDNRFPSLTLDAPPPEHPAHPSERAGTGKCEVVVFSQDPSGRLADLSEAQMALLLAVWADRTTRLAATGKIRSVLAFENRGMEVGVTLHHPHGQIYAYDHVPPVQARMLEGARAHLEEHGRPWLADFVAAEREVGVRLIRDGSEALSVVPPFARYTYETWVLPTRPVGRLSDLTDTERLAFARVLKDALLRLDALFGVRMPYLLTVHQAPLDGEAHPEFPLHIELYPYLRAPGRMKYLAGTEQGAGEFANDKFPEAAAAELRGLEVQ; encoded by the coding sequence ATGACTGAGACGGCCCCCCTCCCCTTTCACGCCGCCGACTTCACCAAGCCGGATGGCCGGGCGCTGACCCTCTACGGCCTCCAGCCCATTGAGGTGCGGGGTGAGATTCCCAGCCCCGCCGGGGACCCCCCGGTCCCGCGCCCCACGATGCGCTGGCACCCCCTGCGCGGCGAGTGGGTGATGTACGCCTCGCACCGCCTGGGCCGCACCTTCCTCCCGCCGCCGGAGTACAACCCGCTGGCGCCGACCACGAATCCCGAGCACCCCACCGAGCTGCCGCAGGGCCGCTACGACCTCGCCGTCTTTGACAACCGCTTTCCCAGTCTCACGCTGGACGCGCCGCCGCCCGAGCACCCCGCCCACCCCTCCGAGCGGGCGGGGACCGGCAAATGCGAGGTGGTCGTGTTCAGCCAGGACCCCTCGGGGCGGCTGGCGGACCTCTCGGAAGCGCAGATGGCCCTGCTGCTGGCGGTGTGGGCCGACCGCACCACCCGGCTGGCGGCGACCGGCAAGATTCGCAGCGTCCTCGCCTTCGAGAACCGGGGCATGGAGGTGGGCGTGACCCTGCACCACCCGCATGGGCAGATCTACGCCTATGACCATGTCCCGCCGGTGCAGGCGCGAATGCTGGAGGGAGCGCGGGCGCATCTGGAGGAGCACGGGCGCCCCTGGCTGGCCGACTTCGTGGCCGCCGAGCGGGAAGTAGGGGTGCGGCTCATCCGCGACGGGAGTGAGGCTCTCAGCGTGGTGCCCCCCTTTGCCCGCTATACCTACGAGACGTGGGTGCTGCCGACGCGCCCGGTGGGGCGGCTGTCGGACCTGACGGACACCGAGCGGCTGGCCTTTGCCCGCGTGCTGAAAGACGCCCTGCTGCGGCTCGACGCCCTGTTCGGCGTGCGGATGCCCTACCTGCTGACGGTGCATCAGGCCCCGCTGGACGGCGAAGCCCATCCCGAGTTTCCCCTCCACATCGAGCTGTACCCCTACCTGCGGGCACCCGGCCGGATGAAGTACCTCGCCGGAACCGAGCAGGGCGCGGGTGAGTTCGCCAACGACAAATTCCCGGAAGCCGCCGCCGCCGAGTTGCGGGGGCTGGAGGTCCAATGA
- the galK gene encoding galactokinase, which produces MNSFEDVFGHAPTVTARAPGRVNLLGEHTDYQGGYVLPTAIPQQATVRLAPNGTGEHHVYAADLDEHATFGVGQNAAGGFARYVAGALALGGAREGLNVHVTSDVPMAAGLSSSAALEVASLRALRELGVLTADDEALALLAQRVEHEYVGVKSGILDQMASTFARAGQMLFLDTRTLHRKTLPLPEGSEVLVIDSGVPRQLADSGYNERRAQVEEAARLLGVPELRDVTDPAAVEGLPSPLRERARHVVTENARVLEAVQPGVPPERFGELMNASHASLRGDYAVSHPVVDALVAALQAHPDVYGARMTGAGFGGSLVALVRVGTAAAVGDVALGAGDGRARRVVP; this is translated from the coding sequence ATGAACAGCTTTGAAGACGTTTTCGGCCACGCCCCCACCGTCACCGCCCGCGCTCCGGGACGCGTCAATCTGCTGGGCGAACACACCGACTACCAGGGTGGGTATGTCCTGCCCACCGCCATTCCCCAGCAGGCGACCGTGCGCCTGGCGCCCAACGGGACGGGCGAGCACCACGTCTACGCCGCCGATCTGGACGAACACGCGACCTTCGGGGTCGGGCAGAACGCGGCCGGGGGCTTTGCCCGCTACGTGGCGGGGGCGCTCGCGCTGGGGGGAGCGCGGGAGGGCCTGAACGTCCACGTGACGAGCGACGTGCCGATGGCCGCCGGACTCTCCAGCAGCGCAGCACTGGAGGTGGCCTCGCTGCGGGCGCTGCGCGAACTCGGCGTGCTGACGGCCGACGACGAGGCGCTGGCCCTCCTCGCCCAGCGGGTCGAACACGAATACGTGGGGGTCAAGTCGGGGATTCTGGACCAGATGGCGAGCACCTTCGCGCGGGCGGGGCAGATGCTCTTTCTGGACACCCGAACCCTGCACCGCAAGACGCTGCCCCTTCCGGAAGGGTCCGAGGTGCTGGTGATCGACTCCGGCGTGCCCCGTCAGCTCGCCGATTCCGGCTACAACGAGCGCCGCGCCCAGGTCGAGGAGGCCGCGCGGCTCCTGGGCGTGCCCGAGCTGCGGGACGTGACGGACCCGGCGGCGGTGGAGGGATTGCCTTCTCCCCTGCGCGAGCGTGCCCGGCACGTTGTCACCGAGAACGCGCGGGTACTGGAGGCCGTGCAGCCGGGCGTGCCCCCGGAGCGCTTCGGGGAACTGATGAACGCCTCGCACGCGAGCCTGCGCGGCGACTACGCCGTCTCGCACCCGGTCGTGGACGCCCTCGTCGCGGCCCTGCAAGCCCACCCGGACGTGTACGGGGCGCGGATGACCGGGGCAGGCTTCGGCGGCTCGCTCGTCGCGCTGGTGCGGGTGGGGACGGCGGCGGCAGTGGGGGACGTGGCCCTGGGCGCCGGGGACGGCCGGGCGCGGCGGGTGGTGCCGTAG
- a CDS encoding HD-GYP domain-containing protein, with protein sequence MALGERLGLGGQRLEALRQGASLHDIGKLTIPDAVLLKPGKLTPEEWAVMQSHAERGAAIAGRLRGLLPGTLDVIRSHHEKWDGSGYPDGLAGEAIPLAARVFAICDVYDALTQARPYKRAWSHGEALAELQAQSGRHFDPAVVAAFLEIVETVDLAAVSSGEALGEARSTAP encoded by the coding sequence GTGGCGCTGGGCGAGCGGCTGGGGCTGGGCGGGCAGCGGCTCGAAGCCCTGCGGCAGGGGGCCTCCCTGCACGACATCGGCAAGCTGACCATTCCCGACGCGGTGCTCCTCAAGCCGGGCAAGCTCACCCCGGAAGAATGGGCGGTCATGCAGTCGCATGCCGAACGCGGAGCCGCCATCGCCGGGCGGCTGCGCGGCCTCTTGCCCGGCACCCTGGACGTGATTCGCAGCCACCACGAGAAGTGGGACGGCAGCGGCTACCCCGACGGCCTCGCGGGCGAGGCGATTCCCCTCGCCGCCCGCGTCTTCGCCATCTGCGACGTGTACGACGCCCTCACCCAGGCCCGGCCCTACAAGCGGGCCTGGAGCCACGGGGAAGCGCTCGCCGAGCTGCAGGCGCAGTCAGGACGGCACTTCGACCCGGCAGTCGTGGCGGCCTTTCTAGAGATCGTGGAGACGGTGGACCTCGCGGCGGTCAGCTCCGGCGAGGCGCTGGGAGAAGCACGGTCCACGGCTCCCTGA
- a CDS encoding HD domain-containing phosphohydrolase, with protein MTLPSPAPVFPGAASRLHDRSQTAEAIVSLTRLALGAGDLAAGVVPTLEQLVRETAAVGSAYFQTGGGALNYHVRAATGEMPSSAGMQAIAAHGLPAETPLLRALEGTPGPLFFDDTARDPRAAGFPELGVASLAAAPVRRGDGHLLGAFLMHTFEPHVWQPDEAALFTLVSGTIASLAGRLAAEEQASEAREAALRALGLALEARDGETQGHTDRVTALALRFAAAQGWSEGDRQALKWGAYLHDIGKIAIPDAVLLKPGRLTPEEWATMRSHVPAGVAFAGALTFLPPGALAVIADHHERWDGAGYPAGKAGELISPGGRLFALCDVYDALTSPRPYKAAWTHAEAVAELRAQAGRQFDPASVEAFVALLEEGDLPA; from the coding sequence ATGACGCTGCCCTCTCCTGCCCCTGTCTTCCCGGGGGCCGCCTCGCGCCTCCACGACCGCTCGCAGACCGCCGAGGCGATCGTCTCGCTGACCCGCCTCGCGCTGGGCGCCGGGGACCTCGCGGCGGGGGTGGTGCCCACCCTGGAGCAGCTCGTGCGCGAGACGGCCGCCGTGGGGTCGGCGTACTTCCAGACGGGCGGCGGAGCGCTGAACTACCACGTCCGCGCGGCCACGGGCGAGATGCCGTCCTCGGCGGGGATGCAGGCCATCGCCGCCCACGGCCTCCCCGCAGAGACGCCGCTGCTGCGGGCGCTGGAGGGCACACCCGGTCCCCTGTTTTTCGACGACACGGCCCGCGACCCCCGCGCGGCGGGCTTTCCGGAACTCGGCGTCGCCAGCCTCGCGGCGGCCCCGGTGCGGCGGGGAGACGGGCACCTGCTGGGGGCCTTCCTGATGCACACCTTCGAGCCGCACGTGTGGCAACCGGACGAGGCCGCGCTCTTTACCCTGGTGTCGGGTACCATCGCCTCGCTCGCCGGGCGCCTCGCCGCCGAGGAGCAGGCCAGCGAGGCCCGTGAGGCGGCCCTGCGGGCGCTGGGGCTGGCGCTCGAGGCCCGCGACGGCGAGACCCAGGGCCACACCGACCGGGTCACCGCCCTCGCCCTGCGCTTCGCGGCGGCCCAGGGCTGGAGCGAGGGCGACCGGCAGGCCCTGAAGTGGGGCGCGTACCTGCACGACATCGGCAAGATCGCCATTCCCGACGCGGTGCTGCTCAAGCCCGGCCGCCTCACCCCCGAGGAGTGGGCCACCATGCGCTCGCATGTGCCCGCCGGGGTCGCCTTCGCCGGGGCGCTCACCTTTCTGCCGCCGGGAGCGCTCGCCGTGATCGCCGACCACCACGAGCGCTGGGACGGCGCGGGCTATCCGGCGGGCAAGGCGGGCGAACTCATCAGCCCCGGCGGACGCCTCTTTGCCCTGTGCGACGTATACGACGCCCTGACCAGCCCCCGTCCCTACAAGGCCGCCTGGACGCACGCGGAAGCGGTGGCCGAGCTGCGGGCACAGGCCGGGCGCCAGTTCGACCCGGCTTCCGTGGAGGCGTTCGTCGCGCTGCTGGAAGAGGGTGACCTCCCGGCCTGA
- a CDS encoding amino acid transporter, with protein MSSSHAPSGAFRRWFLETDTPEPEGFYEGEQEVRQDHRTQPWWKVMCLTGVDYFSTLGYQPGIAALAAGALAPVATLVLVLVTLFGALPMYRRVAGESPHGDGSLSMLERLLAYWPGKLLVLSLLGFVATGFVITITLSAADATAHLLETPLLRDVLEGQRVGVTLGLLALLGAVFLKGFKEAIGLAVGIVAVYLGLSLVVVGHGLTEVLARPELLGGWWGALSGTYLSPLALAGAALLVFPALALGLSGFETGVVVMPLVRGEAGDRPEKPRGRIRNTRKLLTTAALTMSVMLLGSSLVTTLLIPRHEFWAATTVTKTVSTADLRSGRAVANVPLDHPTRPREVQALTLPAGRTGTYTLEADTVGGRVPFTVTVTPQGGAARVTVQTPPGKANGRALAYLAHERLGDGFGSLYDLATILILWFAGASAMAGLLNIVPRYLPRYGMAPDWTRATRPLVVLFVGVSALVTGLFRADVDAQAGAYATGVLALMTSAAIAVFLTERRRGHRGAALAFGLISLLFIYTSVVTVRERPEGLWIALLFVLAIVLVSAASRVQRSTELRVQSVVLDEEAQRMVRDVVARGLPLRFIANRLNEGDAEEYRLKALEVRLDNHLSPGDAALFLEVAITDASDFSAVVPVCGVRVGPHGILRARGSSVPNTLAAVLLWVRDHTGVPPHVYFEWSEKGPAQNALRFLLAGAGDIPPLTHEVLRVAEPDLTRRPKVHVGG; from the coding sequence ATGAGTTCGTCCCACGCGCCCTCCGGCGCCTTTCGGCGCTGGTTTCTGGAAACCGACACGCCCGAGCCGGAAGGCTTTTACGAGGGCGAACAGGAGGTCCGGCAGGACCACCGCACCCAGCCCTGGTGGAAGGTCATGTGCCTCACCGGGGTGGACTACTTCTCCACCCTGGGCTACCAGCCGGGCATCGCCGCGCTCGCGGCAGGAGCACTCGCGCCCGTGGCAACGCTGGTGCTCGTCCTCGTGACCCTCTTCGGAGCGCTCCCCATGTACCGCCGGGTGGCGGGCGAGAGTCCGCACGGGGACGGCAGCCTCTCCATGCTCGAGCGGCTGCTGGCGTACTGGCCGGGCAAGCTGCTCGTGCTCTCGCTGCTGGGCTTCGTCGCCACCGGCTTCGTGATCACCATCACGCTCTCGGCCGCCGACGCCACCGCGCACCTGCTGGAAACGCCCCTGCTGCGCGACGTGCTCGAAGGCCAGCGGGTTGGGGTGACCCTGGGGCTGCTGGCCCTGCTGGGGGCCGTGTTCCTGAAGGGATTCAAGGAGGCCATCGGGCTGGCGGTGGGCATCGTGGCCGTGTACCTGGGCCTCAGCCTGGTGGTCGTGGGGCACGGGCTGACCGAGGTGCTCGCCCGGCCCGAGCTGCTGGGCGGCTGGTGGGGGGCGCTGAGCGGGACCTACCTCTCGCCCCTGGCGCTGGCGGGGGCAGCGCTACTGGTCTTTCCGGCACTTGCGCTAGGCCTCTCGGGCTTCGAGACCGGCGTGGTCGTGATGCCGCTGGTGCGCGGGGAAGCGGGGGACCGGCCGGAGAAGCCGCGCGGCCGCATCCGCAACACCCGCAAGCTGCTCACCACCGCTGCCCTGACCATGAGCGTGATGCTGCTGGGCTCCAGCCTGGTGACCACCCTGCTGATTCCCCGCCACGAGTTCTGGGCGGCGACCACCGTCACCAAGACCGTGAGCACGGCCGACCTGCGCTCGGGCCGCGCGGTGGCGAACGTGCCGCTCGACCACCCCACCCGCCCGCGCGAGGTCCAGGCCCTGACCCTGCCCGCCGGGCGCACGGGCACCTACACCCTGGAGGCCGACACGGTGGGGGGCCGGGTGCCCTTCACGGTCACGGTGACCCCGCAGGGCGGGGCCGCCCGCGTGACGGTGCAGACCCCTCCCGGCAAGGCGAACGGCCGCGCCCTGGCCTACCTCGCGCACGAGCGGCTCGGGGACGGCTTCGGGAGTCTCTACGACCTCGCCACCATCCTGATTCTGTGGTTCGCGGGGGCGTCCGCGATGGCGGGGCTGCTCAACATCGTCCCGCGCTACCTGCCGCGTTACGGCATGGCGCCCGACTGGACGCGGGCCACCCGGCCGCTCGTCGTGCTGTTCGTGGGGGTCAGCGCCCTGGTCACCGGCCTGTTCCGCGCCGACGTGGACGCGCAGGCGGGGGCCTACGCGACGGGCGTGCTGGCCCTGATGACCTCGGCGGCGATCGCGGTCTTCCTCACCGAGCGGCGGCGCGGGCACCGGGGGGCGGCCCTCGCCTTCGGCCTGATCAGCCTGCTGTTCATTTACACCAGCGTGGTCACGGTCCGCGAGCGGCCCGAGGGCCTGTGGATCGCCCTGCTGTTCGTCCTCGCCATCGTGCTGGTGAGCGCGGCGTCGCGCGTGCAGCGCAGCACCGAGCTGCGGGTGCAGAGCGTGGTGCTCGACGAGGAAGCGCAGCGGATGGTCCGGGACGTGGTCGCGCGGGGGCTGCCGCTGCGCTTTATCGCCAACCGCCTCAACGAGGGCGACGCCGAGGAATACCGGCTCAAGGCGCTGGAGGTGCGGCTCGACAACCACCTTTCGCCGGGAGACGCCGCCCTCTTTCTGGAGGTGGCGATCACCGACGCGAGCGACTTCAGCGCGGTGGTCCCGGTCTGCGGAGTCCGGGTGGGACCGCACGGCATCCTGCGGGCGCGGGGCAGCAGCGTGCCCAACACGCTCGCCGCCGTGCTGCTGTGGGTGCGCGACCACACCGGCGTGCCCCCACACGTCTACTTCGAGTGGAGCGAGAAAGGCCCCGCGCAAAACGCCCTGCGCTTTCTCCTCGCGGGCGCGGGCGACATCCCGCCCCTCACCCACGAGGTGCTGCGGGTGGCCGAGCCGGACCTGACCCGGCGCCCCAAGGTTCACGTGGGGGGCTGA